The proteins below are encoded in one region of Synechococcus sp. MU1643:
- the priA gene encoding primosomal protein N': MKSSEVRKVLSHFQRCVEVWLEVGREGRSFSYAADPTMGLMPGDLVRVRLRGRAMHGLVVAEREWAEQDAHELQPVESLLQRAAVDSEWYSWLERVADRCHLSVFRTLKAALPAGWIGQAGQRSLAGGRQMWWIQARVTPDAVDQPTPRQRELLAWLEGQGNGVWQRDLVAGGFGAQLLPPLIQQGYLQREQRRFEDKVSSDGAGSKECPQALTAEQQAVVDAYQQLSPGRGLLLWGITGSGKTEVYLQLAAQELERGRHVLLLTPEIGLIPQLVDRCHKRFGSRVVEYHSGCGNAERVRTWRRCLADEQPLVVVGTRSAVFVPLKPLGLVVLDEEHDSSYKQDAPMPCYHARDLALDRVVMQQARLVLGSATPSLESWIQSGPEGALTLVRLTERISRQALPPVHVIDMRHELAEGHKRLVSRALMDRLAALPEQGEQAVVLVPRRGYSPFLSCRSCGEVVMCPHCDVALTVHGGQGGRQWLRCHWCDHREDLENRCSHCGSTAFKPFGAGTQKVLELLSQELEGLRLLRFDRDSTGGRDGHRRLLDRFAAGEADVLIGTQMLAKGMDLPRVTLAAVLAADGLLHRPDLRAGEQALQLLLQLAGRAGRGERPGQVLVQTYTPEHPVIQHLVDGRYEAFLSQEVALRKEAGLVPFSRACLLRLSGDSPSTTATAAAVLAERIRPICQRQSWWLLGPAPAPVARVAGRSRWQLLLHGPAGSSLPLPPGQALWDGLPKGVALTVDPDPQQL, from the coding sequence ATGAAGTCTTCCGAAGTACGCAAGGTCCTGTCGCATTTTCAGCGATGCGTTGAGGTCTGGCTGGAGGTCGGGCGGGAAGGGCGGTCCTTCAGCTATGCCGCAGATCCCACCATGGGGTTGATGCCTGGAGATCTGGTGCGGGTGCGCCTCCGGGGTCGAGCCATGCATGGGCTGGTAGTGGCGGAGAGGGAGTGGGCTGAGCAGGATGCTCATGAGTTGCAACCGGTGGAATCACTCCTGCAGCGAGCTGCTGTCGATTCGGAGTGGTACAGCTGGCTGGAACGGGTGGCGGACCGTTGCCATCTCAGTGTCTTCCGCACCTTGAAGGCGGCTCTGCCGGCGGGCTGGATTGGTCAGGCAGGCCAGCGTTCCCTAGCTGGTGGGCGTCAAATGTGGTGGATTCAGGCTCGTGTCACCCCTGATGCTGTTGACCAACCCACCCCGCGCCAGCGGGAGCTTCTGGCTTGGTTGGAAGGCCAGGGCAATGGCGTTTGGCAACGGGACCTGGTGGCTGGTGGGTTTGGTGCCCAATTGCTGCCCCCCCTGATCCAGCAGGGCTACCTGCAACGTGAGCAGCGTCGTTTTGAAGACAAGGTTTCTTCAGATGGTGCTGGCTCCAAGGAGTGCCCCCAGGCTTTGACAGCTGAGCAGCAGGCCGTGGTCGATGCCTACCAACAGCTTTCTCCGGGGCGTGGACTGCTGCTCTGGGGAATCACCGGATCCGGTAAGACCGAGGTGTATCTCCAATTGGCTGCTCAGGAGCTGGAGCGGGGCCGGCACGTTCTGCTGCTCACCCCCGAGATCGGATTGATACCCCAACTCGTCGACCGCTGCCACAAACGCTTTGGCTCGCGCGTCGTCGAATACCACAGCGGTTGTGGTAACGCCGAACGGGTTCGAACCTGGCGCCGATGTCTTGCTGACGAACAGCCGTTGGTGGTGGTGGGGACCCGCTCCGCTGTGTTCGTGCCATTGAAGCCGCTGGGGCTGGTCGTGCTTGATGAGGAGCATGACAGCTCTTATAAGCAAGACGCTCCGATGCCCTGCTATCACGCCCGCGACCTGGCCTTGGACCGGGTTGTGATGCAACAGGCACGGCTTGTGCTGGGCAGCGCCACACCGTCGCTCGAGAGCTGGATTCAATCGGGCCCCGAAGGTGCCTTGACCTTGGTGCGCCTGACCGAGCGGATTTCCCGGCAGGCCCTACCTCCTGTTCATGTCATCGACATGCGCCATGAGCTGGCCGAAGGACACAAGCGTCTGGTCAGTCGTGCCTTGATGGATCGTCTTGCGGCGCTGCCGGAGCAGGGCGAACAGGCCGTAGTTTTGGTTCCTCGGCGGGGGTACAGCCCCTTTTTGAGCTGCCGCAGTTGCGGCGAGGTGGTGATGTGCCCCCACTGCGATGTGGCGCTCACCGTTCACGGCGGCCAGGGCGGACGTCAGTGGCTGCGATGCCATTGGTGTGACCATCGTGAGGACCTGGAGAACCGTTGCAGTCACTGTGGTTCAACGGCATTTAAACCCTTTGGGGCTGGTACCCAGAAGGTGTTGGAACTGCTCTCCCAGGAGCTCGAAGGTCTTCGCTTGCTCCGCTTTGACCGCGATTCCACCGGGGGGCGTGATGGCCATCGACGCCTGTTGGACCGTTTTGCTGCCGGAGAAGCCGATGTCTTGATCGGCACGCAGATGCTGGCCAAGGGGATGGATCTGCCGCGGGTCACCCTGGCGGCGGTACTCGCGGCGGATGGGCTGCTGCACCGCCCAGATCTCCGCGCAGGAGAGCAGGCTCTGCAGTTGCTGTTGCAGTTGGCGGGCCGTGCCGGTCGAGGTGAGCGACCGGGGCAGGTGTTGGTGCAGACCTACACCCCAGAGCACCCGGTGATTCAACACCTGGTGGATGGTCGTTATGAAGCGTTCCTCTCCCAGGAAGTGGCCCTCCGCAAGGAAGCCGGTCTGGTGCCCTTCAGTCGCGCTTGTCTGCTGCGATTGTCTGGAGATTCCCCCAGCACAACAGCAACAGCAGCAGCGGTTCTGGCGGAGCGGATCCGGCCGATTTGTCAGCGCCAGAGCTGGTGGCTGTTGGGTCCGGCCCCGGCCCCGGTGGCCCGGGTGGCTGGCCGGAGCCGATGGCAGTTGTTGCTGCACGGTCCGGCGGGCTCCTCGCTTCCATTGCCTCCGGGGCAGGCCCTCTGGGATGGCTTGCCCAAGGGTGTGGCGCTCACTGTCGATCCAGATCCGCAGCAGCTTTGA
- a CDS encoding precorrin-6A/cobalt-precorrin-6A reductase, whose protein sequence is MQGPANDQRRVLLLAGTGEGPRLVQELYRRNWRVSVSVVTATAAKAYAGLPLERISIGALQGIVGMTGALHQSGPFRWVVDATHPFAARVSHDLVTACADLGQPLLRYERRLEPLGAASLLEDAEALAAQPLNDQRLLLAIGGRHLPALTAAVRRAGAIPYGRALPSPDGLRSALRAGLPPDHLAVVRPLQGEVPGAIERSLCRRWDIGVVLCRQSGGVTEQLWHQLTRELGLSLLLLRRPSPPDGVECVEDVSSLIDRLERD, encoded by the coding sequence ATGCAAGGCCCCGCGAATGACCAGCGTCGTGTGCTGCTGCTGGCTGGAACCGGCGAAGGGCCGCGCTTGGTGCAGGAGCTCTACCGCCGTAATTGGCGTGTGAGCGTGAGTGTGGTGACTGCAACTGCAGCGAAGGCCTACGCAGGACTGCCACTGGAGCGGATCTCGATCGGTGCCCTGCAGGGCATTGTCGGAATGACGGGAGCTCTGCACCAGTCGGGCCCTTTCCGTTGGGTGGTGGATGCCACGCATCCCTTTGCGGCTCGGGTCAGCCATGACCTGGTCACGGCTTGTGCGGATCTCGGCCAACCGCTGCTGCGTTATGAGCGGCGCCTTGAACCGCTGGGAGCGGCCTCTCTGCTGGAGGATGCCGAGGCATTGGCCGCCCAGCCGCTCAATGACCAGCGACTGCTTCTGGCCATTGGAGGTCGTCATCTTCCGGCCTTGACTGCTGCTGTGCGCCGCGCCGGAGCCATCCCCTATGGCCGTGCACTTCCGTCCCCCGATGGATTGCGCTCGGCCTTGCGGGCAGGGCTGCCCCCTGATCACCTGGCCGTGGTGCGCCCCCTGCAGGGGGAGGTGCCCGGGGCGATCGAGCGCTCCCTCTGCCGTCGCTGGGACATTGGGGTGGTGCTCTGCCGCCAGTCCGGTGGTGTGACGGAACAGCTCTGGCATCAACTCACCAGGGAACTGGGGCTGAGCTTGCTGCTGTTGCGGCGTCCATCCCCCCCCGATGGGGTGGAGTGTGTCGAGGATGTCAGCAGCCTGATCGATCGGCTTGAGCGTGATTGA
- a CDS encoding DUF3153 domain-containing protein → MSEQDAALDLSEAEAALERGDYGLGLELLLPLAEQHPINSPEGPGLRLLMITAWMGQGQDDKAIATCRLLSRCRDPKLRQQAKQLLGVLEAPSLDRPESWSMRMPQLELNGSGSGQTSTMRRRRSRRPEPPPPPPTGPTRSPGAGFAVLVMAVLLGITLLLSGCVQIEADLDLRGPDRLALTWDMRSTQERPLPWQEQFERDLQREVPGLKIEQTGPGRQKISSRVVSSHELAQQMAAVVAVAGRAAGVSLPAPVLKLEERNWLLGVQQRLQLMVDLNDLPEIPGLDVHLSLNHGRVERTALSGTTTEVSWQGWRWNPLGLGAVVILMLLTSSMVLQVVRRKLGFGFPELPS, encoded by the coding sequence GTGAGCGAGCAGGACGCAGCACTGGACCTCTCCGAAGCGGAGGCAGCCCTAGAGCGCGGGGACTACGGCCTGGGTCTGGAGCTGCTTCTCCCCCTAGCGGAGCAACACCCGATCAATAGCCCAGAGGGGCCTGGCCTTCGGCTCCTGATGATCACCGCCTGGATGGGCCAGGGGCAAGACGACAAAGCCATCGCCACCTGCAGGCTGCTGAGTCGCTGCCGTGATCCCAAGTTGCGCCAGCAAGCCAAACAACTGCTTGGGGTTCTTGAAGCCCCCAGCCTGGATCGTCCGGAAAGCTGGTCGATGCGGATGCCGCAACTGGAGCTGAATGGCTCCGGCAGCGGGCAGACCTCCACCATGCGGCGGCGGCGGTCGCGGCGTCCCGAACCCCCGCCACCACCACCAACGGGTCCGACGCGTTCACCCGGGGCGGGTTTCGCCGTGCTGGTGATGGCGGTTCTGCTGGGGATAACGCTGTTGCTGAGTGGCTGCGTCCAAATCGAGGCTGATCTCGACCTTCGCGGCCCGGATCGACTGGCCCTCACTTGGGACATGCGGAGCACCCAGGAACGCCCGCTGCCCTGGCAGGAGCAATTCGAGCGAGACCTGCAACGGGAGGTGCCCGGGTTGAAGATCGAACAAACAGGCCCAGGACGCCAAAAAATCAGCAGCCGTGTTGTGTCATCGCACGAGCTGGCGCAACAAATGGCCGCCGTGGTTGCCGTGGCTGGTCGCGCGGCTGGAGTCTCACTCCCCGCACCGGTACTCAAGCTCGAAGAACGCAACTGGCTGCTGGGGGTTCAGCAGCGCCTGCAGCTGATGGTGGACCTCAACGATCTGCCCGAGATCCCTGGGCTCGACGTTCATCTGAGCCTCAACCATGGGCGGGTTGAGCGCACGGCTCTTTCCGGCACCACCACCGAAGTCAGCTGGCAGGGCTGGCGCTGGAATCCGCTTGGCCTGGGGGCCGTGGTGATCCTGATGCTGTTGACCAGCAGCATGGTGCTGCAGGTGGTACGGCGGAAACTGGGCTTTGGCTTCCCAGAACTGCCCTCTTGA
- a CDS encoding DUF2854 domain-containing protein — MKDFFSPGSLVTIAGGVLTVIGATAYATGSANLSLPTIFYGIPILLGGLALKSSELPPAIRITPIKTFQKEREAAAPELGKLLGDVTRWRYGQKAHLESSLEALKLWDEDTPPQLEEIEELHSDSGYGLRMRFLLGAVPLERWQERQERLGRFFAKGMRAELKELDQQRLDVLLLPAGDV; from the coding sequence ATGAAGGATTTCTTCTCCCCCGGCAGCCTCGTCACCATCGCCGGAGGCGTGCTGACTGTGATCGGTGCTACCGCTTACGCCACGGGAAGCGCCAACCTCAGCCTGCCCACGATTTTCTACGGAATCCCGATTTTGTTGGGGGGACTGGCCCTGAAATCGTCGGAGCTGCCACCAGCCATCCGGATAACACCGATCAAGACCTTTCAAAAAGAACGCGAAGCTGCAGCACCTGAACTGGGCAAGTTGCTCGGCGATGTGACGCGATGGCGCTATGGCCAGAAGGCCCATCTGGAGTCGTCTCTAGAAGCGCTCAAACTTTGGGACGAGGACACCCCGCCGCAGTTGGAGGAGATCGAAGAGCTGCATTCCGACAGCGGCTACGGCCTACGGATGCGTTTCCTGCTGGGAGCCGTCCCCCTCGAGCGCTGGCAAGAGCGGCAAGAGCGGCTCGGGCGTTTCTTCGCCAAGGGGATGCGAGCGGAACTCAAGGAACTGGATCAGCAACGGCTGGACGTTCTTCTGCTTCCAGCTGGTGACGTCTAA
- a CDS encoding single-stranded DNA-binding protein, with product MNHCVLEVEVIDAPTVRYTQDNQTPIAEMAVRFDPLREGDPPGELKVVGWGNLAQELQNRVQTGQRLLIEGRLRMNTMPRGDGMKEKRAEFTLARLHPIGAAATGAPASGNPSAPAPSRQAPAAAPTKVAKEPEPASWNAAPLVPDTDDIPF from the coding sequence ATGAACCATTGCGTTCTCGAAGTGGAGGTTATCGACGCACCGACGGTTCGATACACCCAGGACAACCAGACTCCCATTGCGGAGATGGCCGTGCGCTTTGATCCCCTTCGGGAGGGTGATCCACCAGGAGAATTGAAAGTGGTGGGCTGGGGCAACCTGGCCCAGGAGCTGCAGAACCGTGTGCAGACCGGTCAGCGGCTGTTGATTGAAGGTCGACTGCGGATGAACACCATGCCCCGGGGCGATGGCATGAAGGAAAAACGGGCTGAATTCACCCTGGCTCGGCTTCATCCAATCGGTGCGGCAGCCACAGGCGCACCCGCATCCGGCAACCCCTCAGCCCCGGCCCCAAGCCGCCAGGCCCCCGCGGCTGCGCCGACAAAAGTGGCGAAAGAGCCTGAACCGGCAAGCTGGAATGCTGCACCCCTGGTCCCCGACACCGACGACATCCCCTTCTGA
- the argB gene encoding acetylglutamate kinase, producing MAESTQNNDDALRVSVLSEALPYIQRFAGRRIVIKYGGAAMAHAELRAAVFRDLALLACVGVQPVVVHGGGPEINQWLQRLEIPAEFRDGLRVTDADTMDVVEMVLVGRVNKQIVNGLNQLGTRAVGLSGSDGSLVEARPWGDGSHGLVGDVARVNPDVLEPLLEKGYVPVISSVAATPDDGQAHNINADTVAGELAAALDAEKLILLTDTPGILEDRDDPDSLIRKLRLSEARQLIEDGVVAGGMTPKTECCIRALAQGVSAAHIIDGRVPHALLLEVFTDAGIGTMVVGSG from the coding sequence ATGGCCGAATCCACCCAAAACAACGATGACGCCCTCAGGGTTTCGGTGCTCAGCGAAGCCCTTCCTTACATCCAGCGCTTCGCCGGTCGGCGCATCGTGATTAAGTACGGCGGAGCTGCCATGGCCCATGCCGAACTGCGTGCTGCCGTCTTTCGCGACCTGGCTCTGCTGGCCTGCGTTGGGGTACAACCCGTCGTGGTTCATGGAGGCGGGCCCGAAATCAACCAATGGCTCCAGCGTCTGGAAATCCCCGCCGAATTCCGCGACGGACTGCGCGTCACCGACGCCGACACCATGGACGTGGTGGAAATGGTGTTGGTGGGCCGCGTCAACAAGCAGATCGTGAATGGGCTCAATCAGCTCGGCACCCGTGCTGTTGGTTTGAGCGGAAGTGACGGAAGCCTTGTGGAGGCACGCCCCTGGGGGGACGGCAGCCATGGTCTGGTGGGGGACGTTGCCCGCGTCAATCCCGATGTGCTCGAACCCCTGCTGGAGAAGGGTTATGTGCCCGTCATTTCCAGCGTTGCCGCAACCCCCGATGACGGACAAGCCCACAACATCAATGCCGATACGGTGGCTGGAGAGCTGGCGGCGGCCCTGGACGCCGAAAAATTGATCCTGCTGACCGACACCCCCGGCATCCTTGAAGACCGGGACGATCCCGACTCCCTGATCCGCAAACTGCGCCTCTCAGAGGCGAGACAGCTGATCGAGGACGGCGTGGTCGCAGGGGGCATGACGCCAAAAACGGAATGTTGCATCCGTGCCTTGGCCCAGGGCGTGTCAGCCGCCCACATCATTGATGGTCGGGTTCCCCATGCCCTCTTGCTCGAAGTCTTCACCGACGCTGGCATCGGCACCATGGTCGTGGGAAGCGGCTGA
- the rpoD gene encoding RNA polymerase sigma factor RpoD encodes MTPAATKAAKPNIVLLANADGKVKEVAKDSDKEAKKAPARRRTSKASAKDLSAAADELLAAADQAKPSGTTKKAAAKSTKAKTTTKKATTKKKSTKASTAKAAASKPTAEEKAKTAAAEKEAKAKALASIKIGPKGVYTEDSIRVYLQEIGRIRLLRPDEEIELARKIADLLYLEELASQFESDNGREPDNKEWAALVEMPHIRFRRRLMLGRRAKEKMVQSNLRLVVSIAKKYMNRGLSFQDLIQEGSLGLIRAAEKFDHEKGYKFSTYATWWIRQAITRAIADQSRTIRLPVHLYETISRIKKTTKVLSQEFGRKPTEEEIAESMEMTIEKLRFIAKSAQLPISLETPIGKEEDSRLGDFIEADIENPEQDVAKNLLREDLEGVLATLSPRERDVLRLRYGLDDGRMKTLEEIGQIFDVTRERIRQIEAKALRKLRHPNRNGVLKEYIK; translated from the coding sequence ATGACCCCAGCTGCCACCAAAGCTGCCAAGCCGAACATTGTTCTTCTGGCCAATGCTGACGGCAAGGTGAAGGAAGTCGCCAAGGATTCCGACAAAGAGGCCAAAAAGGCCCCCGCACGCCGACGAACCAGCAAGGCGAGCGCAAAGGACCTGAGCGCAGCGGCCGACGAACTGCTGGCCGCTGCGGATCAAGCCAAGCCTTCGGGAACCACCAAAAAGGCTGCGGCGAAAAGCACCAAGGCCAAAACCACCACTAAAAAGGCCACAACAAAGAAAAAATCCACCAAAGCCTCGACAGCCAAAGCAGCTGCATCGAAACCAACCGCCGAAGAGAAAGCCAAAACCGCAGCCGCTGAGAAGGAAGCCAAGGCCAAAGCCCTGGCCAGCATCAAGATCGGTCCCAAGGGCGTTTACACAGAAGACTCCATCCGGGTCTATCTGCAGGAAATCGGGCGGATTCGATTGCTGCGGCCTGACGAAGAGATCGAATTGGCCCGCAAAATTGCCGATCTTCTTTATCTCGAGGAGCTGGCTTCTCAATTTGAAAGTGACAACGGCCGGGAACCCGACAACAAAGAGTGGGCGGCCCTGGTGGAAATGCCGCACATCCGCTTCCGCCGGCGCTTGATGCTGGGCCGACGGGCCAAGGAAAAGATGGTGCAATCCAACTTGCGCCTGGTCGTCTCGATTGCCAAGAAGTACATGAATCGGGGCCTGAGCTTCCAAGACCTGATTCAGGAAGGAAGCCTTGGCCTGATTCGGGCAGCCGAAAAGTTCGACCACGAAAAGGGCTACAAGTTCTCCACTTACGCCACCTGGTGGATTCGTCAGGCAATCACACGAGCCATTGCCGACCAGAGCCGCACCATCCGCCTGCCGGTGCACCTCTACGAAACGATTTCCAGGATTAAGAAAACCACCAAGGTTCTCTCTCAGGAATTCGGCCGGAAGCCAACGGAAGAGGAAATCGCCGAATCGATGGAAATGACCATCGAAAAACTGCGCTTCATCGCCAAGAGTGCCCAGCTGCCGATCTCCCTGGAGACCCCAATCGGCAAGGAAGAGGATTCCCGCCTGGGCGATTTCATCGAAGCCGATATCGAGAATCCCGAGCAGGACGTTGCCAAAAACCTGCTTCGTGAAGACTTGGAGGGTGTTTTGGCCACCCTCAGCCCCCGCGAACGCGATGTGCTGCGCCTGCGCTATGGCTTGGACGACGGCCGGATGAAAACCCTCGAGGAAATTGGCCAGATTTTTGATGTGACCCGTGAACGGATCCGTCAGATCGAAGCCAAGGCCCTGCGCAAATTGCGCCACCCCAATCGCAATGGGGTGCTCAAGGAATACATCAAGTGA